In Poecile atricapillus isolate bPoeAtr1 chromosome W, bPoeAtr1.hap1, whole genome shotgun sequence, one DNA window encodes the following:
- the LOC131592400 gene encoding extracellular matrix organizing protein FRAS1-like isoform X2: MAPRGWASLEHRTEMEFSFFYDTVLWRTGIQTDSVLSARLQIIPIYIREDGRLVSEFRTQAKFRALFVTEHHSLPEVRSSLRTPEHLGGIEFDLQLLWSAQTFDSPCQLWRATSSYSRKDYSGEYTMFPIPCTVQPTQPWAEPGAKPLPCMAHAPERFLILITFQQTSRPVPVVYSQNARVSDL, from the exons ATGGCACCGAGGGGCTGGGCTTCCCTGGAGCACCGCACCGAGATGGAGTTCTCCTTCTTCTACGACACCGTTCTCTGGAGGACAG GGATCCAGACGGACAGCGTGCTCTCGGCCCGCCTGCAGATAATCCCCATCTACATCCGCGAGGACGGACGGCTGGTCAGCGAGTTCAGGACGCAGGCCAAGTTCAGAG CGCTGTTTGTCACGGAGCACCACAGCCTGCCAGAGGTCAGGTCCTCTTTGAGAACTCCAGAGCACCTGGGAGGCATCGAATttgacctgcagctgctgtggagtgCTCAGACTTTTgattctccctgccagctctggagAGCAACCAGCTCCTACAGcag GAAGGATTACTCTGGAGAATACACCATGTTCCCGATCCCCTGCACGGTGCAGCCCACGCAGccgtgggcagagcctggagccaaGCCCCTGCCCTGCATGGCTCACGCTCCCGAGCG GTTTTTGATCCTGATCACCTTCCAGCAGACAAGCCGCCCAGTTCCAGTTGTTTACTCCCAGAACGCAAGAGTTTCAGATCTGTAA
- the LOC131591534 gene encoding superkiller complex protein 2-like produces MKRGWPFKPDPFQQRAAVPGARSLLLVAAHTSAGKTALAEYAMGLARRHMTRSIYTSPIKALSKQKFGDFRDTFGDVGLLTGDVRLRPEAAWLVMSTEILRSMLSNGSNAIRDLEWVIFDEVHCVNDNERGVVGEEVLILLPEHVKLVLLSATVPNALEFAQWVGRTKRRCVRVLSTPRRPVPLEHFLFTGNSARNRHQLFQLLGPGGAFSTQGYYAAVEAKKEQSSKHAQSFGARQPTMGAPNPGQERGVWLSLLQTLRERELLPAVTFTFSRGRCEEQAAALGSLELLSGAERAQVRHFLTRCLARLRGSDRRLPQVLQLSELLQRGIGVHHGGVLPLLKEVVEMLFSQGLVKVLFATETFAMGVNMPARTVVFDSIRKHDGNGFRDLLPGEYTQMSGRAGRRGLDTTGTVIILCKGAVPELSDLHRMMLCHCHVPTVSPDGFGSQRSLPGAGSRAARGGDALCAGTFLRGNPPVAAAASTENLCASWCPSPSWQRFPGVWCIKSHPAVWDGRGWFWGNKETQGLNTSGLSVQGSASIVAPILLKNSSAQGRVPGRGDPGQLRAGPGLRPPLAAGARGEGAQEHPAVPAPQPQELHLDLRRLLRHDRVN; encoded by the exons tggCCGTTCAAGCCGGATCCGTTCCAGCAGCGCGCGGCTGTGCCTGGAGCGCGgtcactgctgctggtggccgCTCACACCTCGGCCGGCAAAACCGCGCTGGCCGAGTACGCCATGGGGCTGGCCCGGCGCCACATGACacg GTCCATCTACACCTCCCCCATCAAGGCTTTGTCCAAGCAGAAGTTTGGGGATTTCCGCGACACCTTCGGGGACGTGGGGCTGCTGACGGGGGACGTGCGGCTGCGCCCCGAGGCCGCGTGGCTGGTGATGAGCACCGAGATCct CAGGTCGATGCTGTCCAACGGCTCCAACGCCATCCGGGACCTGGAGTGGGTGATCTTCGACGAGGTTCACTGCGTCAACGACAatgag aggggtgtggtgggggaggaggtgctgaTCCTGCTGCCCGAGCACGTGAAGCTGGTGCTGCTCAGCGCCACCGTCCCCAACGCCCTCGAGTTCGCCCAGTGGGTCGG TCGCACCAAGCGTCGCTGTGTCCGTGTTCTGAGCACCCCGCGCCGCCCGGTGCCGCTGGAGCATTTCCTGTTCACCGGGAACAGCGCCCGGAACCGGcaccagctgttccagctgctgggcccagggggggccttcagcacccaggg gtaCTACGCGGCGGTGGAGGCCaagaaggagcagagcagcaaacaCGCGCAGAGCTTCGGGGCACGGCAGCCCACCATGGGAGCCCCCAACCCTGGGCAg GAGCGTGGTGTCtggctgtccctcctgcagaccctccgtgagcgggagctgctcccgGCCGTCACCTTCACCTTCTCCCGTGGCCGCTGCGAGGAGCAGGCGgctgccctgggctccctggagctgctgagcgGCGCCGAGCGCGCCCAGGTCCGGCACTTCCTGACGCGCTGCCTGGCCCGGCTGCGCGGCTCCGACCGGCGCCTGCCACAG GTACTGCAGCTGTCGGAGCTGCTGCAGCGCGGCATCGGCGTCCACCACGGCGGGGTCCTGCCGCTGCTCAAGGAGGTGGTGGAGATGCTCTTCAGCCAGGGGCTGGTGAAG GTGCTGTTTGCCACCGAGACCTTCGCCATGGGGGTGAACATGCCGGCGAGGACCGTCGTCTTCGACTCCATCCGCAAACACGACGGGAATGGCTTCCGGGATCTCCTGCCCG GCGAGTACACGCAGATGTCGGGGCGCGCCGGCCGCCGCGGGCTGGACACCACCGGCACCGTCATCATCCTCTGCAAGGGAGCCGTGCCCGAGCTGTCGGATCTGCACCGCATGATGCTG tgtcactgccatgttccCACCGTGTCCCCCGATGGCTTCGGCTCCCAACGGTCGCTCCCCGGCGCTGGGTCCAGAGCGGCCCGAGGAGGGGATGCTCTGTGTGCCGGAACG TTTCTCAGAGGCAATCCTCCcgttgcagctgctgccagcactgaaaaCCTGTGTGCTTCGTGGTGTCCATCGCCCAGCTGGCAACGATTCCCTGGTGTTTGGTGCATTAAGTCACACCCAGCTGTGTGGGATGGCAG GGGCTGGTTCTGGGGTAACAAGGAAACACAAGGCCTAAACACCTCTGGCTTGTCTGTCCAAGGATCTGCCTCAATTGTGGCTCCCATCCTTCTGAAGAACTCTTCAGCACA AGGCAGGGTTCCTGGACGAGGTGACCCAGGACAGCTTCGTGCTGGGCCCGGGCTACGACCGCCCCTAGCAGCTGGAGCCCGCGGTGAGGGAGCCCAAGAGCATCCAGCTGTACCAGCACCTCAGCCTCAAGAGCTGCATCTGGACCTTCGACGCTTATTACGACATGACCGAGTTAATTGA
- the LOC131592400 gene encoding extracellular matrix organizing protein FRAS1-like isoform X1, translating to MTELIDVCGGSVTADFQVRDSAQSFLTVHVPLSVSYICVMAPRGWASLEHRTEMEFSFFYDTVLWRTGIQTDSVLSARLQIIPIYIREDGRLVSEFRTQAKFRALFVTEHHSLPEVRSSLRTPEHLGGIEFDLQLLWSAQTFDSPCQLWRATSSYSRKDYSGEYTMFPIPCTVQPTQPWAEPGAKPLPCMAHAPERFLILITFQQTSRPVPVVYSQNARVSDL from the exons GTAAGGGACTCTGCCCAGTCCTTCCTGACAGTCCACGTCCCTCTCTCCGTGTCCTACATCTGTGTGATGGCACCGAGGGGCTGGGCTTCCCTGGAGCACCGCACCGAGATGGAGTTCTCCTTCTTCTACGACACCGTTCTCTGGAGGACAG GGATCCAGACGGACAGCGTGCTCTCGGCCCGCCTGCAGATAATCCCCATCTACATCCGCGAGGACGGACGGCTGGTCAGCGAGTTCAGGACGCAGGCCAAGTTCAGAG CGCTGTTTGTCACGGAGCACCACAGCCTGCCAGAGGTCAGGTCCTCTTTGAGAACTCCAGAGCACCTGGGAGGCATCGAATttgacctgcagctgctgtggagtgCTCAGACTTTTgattctccctgccagctctggagAGCAACCAGCTCCTACAGcag GAAGGATTACTCTGGAGAATACACCATGTTCCCGATCCCCTGCACGGTGCAGCCCACGCAGccgtgggcagagcctggagccaaGCCCCTGCCCTGCATGGCTCACGCTCCCGAGCG GTTTTTGATCCTGATCACCTTCCAGCAGACAAGCCGCCCAGTTCCAGTTGTTTACTCCCAGAACGCAAGAGTTTCAGATCTGTAA